One window from the genome of Eleginops maclovinus isolate JMC-PN-2008 ecotype Puerto Natales chromosome 15, JC_Emac_rtc_rv5, whole genome shotgun sequence encodes:
- the lratd1 gene encoding protein LRATD1 — protein sequence MGNQLDRITHLNYSELPTGDPSGLEKDELRVGVAYFFSDEEEEVDDRTPSDCGFTKDHSPAEEGPFSVSEVEYSAFCSQECIFSKLQENEDLNVYAAKTLLTMCKPGDLLELVATAQAPHWAIYEQEDQVIHLHKGEIRKDSLLEISSGRHGRIVNNRYRYRPLPPDLVMQNAVGHLGLSSEEICWTNSESFAAWCRFGKREFKAGGEVHSAEQQYFLKVHLSGSGVHTLVFRSLEDMIRERRRVDASGILKELSLVNGGKE from the coding sequence ATGGGAAATCAACTGGATCGGATCACCCACCTCAACTACAGCGAGCTGCCCACGGGGGATCCGTCCGGGCTGGAGAAGGACGAGCTTCGGGTCGGCGTCGCCTACTTCTTCTctgacgaagaggaggaggtggacgACCGCACTCCGTCCGACTGCGGCTTCACCAAGGACCACAGCCCGGCCGAGGAGGGACCCTTCTCGGTCAGCGAGGTGGAGTACTCAGCTTTCTGCTCCCAGGAATGCATCTTTTCCAAGCTGCAGGAAAACGAGGACTTGAATGTGTACGCGGCCAAAACTTTGCTGACTATGTGCAAACCGGGGGACCTGCTCGAACTGGTGGCCACGGCGCAAGCCCCCCACTGGGCCATATACGAGCAGGAAGACCAGGTCATTCACCTGCACAAGGGTGAGATCCGCAAGGACAGCCTGCTTGAGATCAGCAGTGGGCGCCACGGGAGGATAGTGAACAATCGGTACCGGTACCGGCCGCTTCCCCCTGACCTAGTAATGCAGAACGCAGTGGGACACCTGGGCCTGAGCAGCGAGGAGATATGCTGGACCAACTCGGAAAGTTTCGCAGCTTGGTGTCGCTTTGGGAAACGGGAGTTCAAAGCTGGGGGAGAGGTGCACTCCGCGGAGCAGCAGTATTTCCTCAAAGTGCATCTGTCCGGCAGTGGGGTGCACACTCTGGTCTTTCGCAGCCTGGAGGACATGATCCGGGAGAGGAGGCGAGTGGACGCCAGTGGAATTCTCAAAGAGCTGTCTTTAGTTAACGGGGGCAAGGAGTGA